Proteins from a genomic interval of Streptomyces fodineus:
- a CDS encoding CU044_2847 family protein, whose translation MTQLLRFPAEDGEGFLVVEVAEDEPGVVEVSRLGNAVADATASFEEGVDRIRNAAASALRRLRDMPSRPSEVSLEFGMRLNAELGAVIAKSQGEAHLKVTMTWRADSAGE comes from the coding sequence ATGACGCAGTTGCTGCGATTCCCGGCGGAGGACGGCGAGGGGTTCCTGGTCGTGGAGGTGGCGGAGGACGAACCGGGGGTCGTGGAGGTCTCGCGGCTGGGGAACGCCGTGGCCGATGCCACCGCCTCCTTCGAGGAGGGCGTCGACCGCATCCGGAACGCGGCCGCGTCCGCTCTCCGGCGGCTGCGGGACATGCCCAGCCGGCCGAGCGAGGTCAGCCTGGAGTTCGGCATGCGGCTGAACGCCGAACTCGGTGCCGTCATCGCCAAGTCGCAGGGCGAGGCACACCTGAAGGTGACGATGACGTGGCGCGCGGACAGCGCCGGCGAGTGA
- a CDS encoding phosphoribosyltransferase, with amino-acid sequence MRFRDRVHAGHELAERLRIRQEAGTLTHPVVLALPRGGVTVAREVARALEAPLDVLVVRKIGAPFQEELGVGALAGDDPPLFDEHALDQLGLSETALADTVERERAELHRREELYRRGRPAPELRDRTVILVDDGLATGATARAALRQLRRQSPERLVLAVPVCSPHAADLLRGEADEIVCLHRPAVFLAVGEWYDDFEQVTDDEVLAALHGQ; translated from the coding sequence ATGCGGTTCCGTGATCGTGTGCATGCCGGGCACGAGCTGGCCGAACGGCTGCGCATCCGGCAGGAGGCGGGCACCCTGACGCACCCGGTCGTGCTGGCCCTGCCGCGCGGCGGGGTGACGGTCGCCCGCGAGGTGGCGCGGGCGCTGGAGGCGCCCCTCGACGTGCTGGTCGTGCGCAAGATCGGCGCGCCCTTCCAGGAGGAGCTGGGCGTCGGGGCGCTCGCCGGTGACGACCCGCCGCTGTTCGACGAGCACGCCCTGGACCAGCTCGGACTGAGCGAGACGGCCCTGGCCGACACGGTGGAGCGGGAGCGGGCGGAGCTGCACCGCCGGGAGGAGCTGTACCGGCGGGGCCGTCCGGCCCCCGAGCTGCGGGACCGTACGGTGATCCTGGTCGACGACGGGCTGGCCACCGGGGCGACCGCACGTGCCGCGCTGCGGCAGCTGCGCCGGCAGTCGCCGGAACGGCTGGTGCTGGCGGTGCCGGTGTGCTCCCCCCACGCGGCCGACCTGCTGCGGGGTGAGGCCGACGAGATCGTCTGCCTGCACCGGCCGGCCGTCTTCCTGGCCGTCGGCGAGTGGTACGACGACTTCGAGCAGGTGACGGACGACGAGGTGCTCGCCGCGCTGCACGGGCAGTGA
- a CDS encoding RtcB family protein: MELVEERSFRYRIEPRADMRVPGVVFATRELLADAEQSLEQVVHVATLPGIVAASYAMPDIHWGYGFPIGGVAATDVDAGGVISPGGVGFDISCGVRLLAADCDGDTFRPALTAVMDGLDRAIPRGAGPGGVWRPDGPGELERLLAGGSRYAVEQGHGEERDLLRCEDGGAVADADVTQVGQRARERGLGQVGSLGSANHFLEVQQVAEVYDGPAAAAFGIGPGQVCVMIHCGSRGLGHQICTDHVRLMDRAMARYGITVPDRQLACTPVDSPEGRAYLGAMAAAANYGRANRQLLSDAARGVFRRAAGARLSLVYDVSHNLAKIETHPVDGERRRLCVHRKGATRAFPPGHPELPEDIAEFGQPVLIPGTLGTASYVLAGVSGGDAFHSTCHGAGRTMSRHQAARSITGSELRARLRHAGIAARPKSWRGLTEETPEAYKDVDAVVAASEGAGLCRKVARLVPLGVVKG, translated from the coding sequence ATGGAGTTGGTCGAGGAACGTTCCTTCCGCTACCGCATCGAGCCGCGGGCGGACATGCGGGTACCCGGTGTCGTGTTCGCCACCAGGGAGCTGCTCGCCGACGCCGAGCAGTCCCTGGAGCAGGTCGTGCACGTGGCCACGCTGCCCGGGATCGTCGCCGCCTCGTACGCGATGCCGGACATCCACTGGGGGTACGGCTTTCCCATCGGCGGTGTCGCGGCCACCGACGTGGACGCCGGCGGGGTCATCTCGCCGGGCGGTGTCGGCTTCGACATCTCCTGCGGGGTGCGGCTGCTGGCCGCCGACTGCGACGGCGACACGTTCCGGCCCGCGCTGACCGCGGTGATGGACGGCCTGGACCGGGCGATCCCACGGGGAGCCGGTCCCGGCGGTGTCTGGCGGCCGGACGGCCCGGGCGAGCTGGAGCGGCTGCTGGCCGGCGGCTCCCGCTACGCCGTGGAACAGGGCCACGGGGAGGAACGCGATCTGCTGCGCTGCGAGGACGGCGGCGCGGTCGCCGACGCGGATGTGACGCAGGTCGGGCAGCGGGCCCGGGAGCGGGGCCTCGGCCAGGTCGGCAGCCTGGGCTCCGCCAACCACTTCCTGGAGGTGCAGCAGGTCGCCGAGGTGTACGACGGACCGGCCGCGGCCGCCTTCGGGATCGGGCCGGGCCAGGTGTGCGTGATGATCCACTGCGGGTCGCGTGGGCTCGGGCACCAGATCTGCACCGACCATGTGCGGCTCATGGACCGCGCCATGGCCCGCTACGGCATCACCGTGCCCGACCGGCAGCTGGCCTGCACCCCGGTCGACTCCCCCGAGGGCCGGGCGTACCTCGGGGCGATGGCCGCGGCGGCCAACTACGGCCGGGCGAACCGGCAATTGCTGTCCGACGCGGCGCGTGGCGTCTTCCGGCGCGCCGCCGGTGCCCGGCTGTCACTGGTGTACGACGTCTCCCACAACCTCGCCAAGATCGAGACCCACCCGGTGGACGGCGAGCGGCGGCGGCTGTGCGTGCACCGCAAGGGCGCCACCCGCGCCTTCCCGCCCGGACATCCCGAACTGCCCGAGGACATCGCCGAGTTCGGGCAGCCGGTGCTGATCCCCGGCACCCTCGGGACGGCGTCCTATGTGCTGGCCGGCGTGTCCGGGGGCGACGCGTTCCACTCCACCTGCCATGGTGCCGGCCGCACCATGAGCCGACATCAGGCGGCCCGCAGCATCACCGGCAGTGAGCTGCGGGCCCGGCTGCGCCACGCCGGCATCGCCGCACGGCCGAAGTCCTGGCGCGGCCTCACGGAGGAGACTCCGGAGGCCTACAAGGACGTGGACGCCGTGGTCGCCGCGAGCGAGGGTGCGGGGCTGTGCCGGAAGGTCGCCCGGCTGGTGCCGCTCGGAGTGGTGAAGGGGTGA
- a CDS encoding archease, with protein MVGDIGDELRARREGENGHCLIPHTADMRLQAWGTTRERCLAEAVSALVEAFADVSDVHPTTVERVRIAPGADEDLLVALLDEVVFRLEVAGLIPVDTEVEPTDDDALEARLSLAGLTDVTVVGAAPKGVSWQELRFGPDPYGWSCTVIVDV; from the coding sequence ATGGTCGGTGACATCGGCGACGAACTACGCGCGCGGCGCGAGGGCGAGAACGGCCACTGCCTGATACCGCACACCGCCGACATGCGCCTGCAGGCCTGGGGCACCACCCGCGAGCGCTGCCTCGCGGAGGCCGTGAGCGCGCTGGTGGAGGCCTTCGCGGACGTGTCGGACGTACACCCCACCACCGTGGAACGGGTCCGTATCGCTCCCGGCGCCGACGAGGACCTGCTGGTCGCGCTGCTGGACGAGGTCGTCTTCCGGCTCGAGGTCGCGGGGCTGATCCCGGTCGACACGGAAGTGGAACCCACCGACGACGACGCGCTGGAGGCACGGCTGTCCCTCGCCGGGCTCACGGACGTCACCGTCGTCGGTGCCGCGCCCAAGGGTGTCTCCTGGCAGGAACTGCGCTTCGGCCCGGACCCGTACGGATGGTCCTGCACGGTCATCGTGGACGTGTGA
- a CDS encoding CBS domain-containing protein: protein MTRRIRDVMSPGAVAVEPMTTVERAALLMREHDIGDVLVAYDCDLFGVLTDRDIVVRTLAEGLDPHTTTVGKVCSRPPVLTLTPEDTTDRAVELMRHHGLRRLPVVEHGGCPVGFVSLGDLAVVEDPHSALADISRAQPNH, encoded by the coding sequence ATGACCCGGCGGATACGTGACGTGATGTCGCCCGGCGCGGTGGCGGTGGAGCCGATGACCACGGTGGAACGGGCGGCGTTGCTCATGCGTGAGCACGACATCGGTGATGTGCTGGTCGCCTACGACTGCGATCTGTTCGGTGTGCTCACCGACCGTGACATCGTGGTGCGGACCCTCGCGGAGGGACTGGACCCGCACACCACCACGGTCGGCAAGGTGTGCAGCCGGCCGCCGGTGCTGACGCTGACACCCGAGGACACCACGGACCGCGCGGTCGAGCTGATGCGCCACCACGGCCTGCGCCGGCTGCCCGTCGTGGAACACGGCGGCTGTCCGGTCGGGTTCGTCAGCCTCGGTGACCTGGCGGTTGTGGAGGACCCGCACTCGGCGCTGGCGGACATCAGCAGGGCGCAACCCAACCACTGA
- a CDS encoding hydroxyacid dehydrogenase: MTARPDRPGLPQAVCVMDPAIADQVLPAELRERLAALVRLAPDVPDGRAGFPAALAEAEILISGWGCPRLTADALAGAPRLRAVMHAAGSVKSLVSDAVWERGIVVSSAADANAGSVVAYTLALITLAARRTLSMAARYGDGWPGFGSRSGADGSTVGIVGASRIGRGVLAGLRRSGAGHRLLLSDPYVTDEEARRLGAERVEPAELCRRSAVVSVHAPLLPETTGLLDAGMLRLIPDGGVLINTARGAIVDTEALTRECASGRLEAYLDVTDPEPLPSGHPLLSLPNVLVTPHIAGAQGSEVRRLGQYAVAEVERWLAGEPLLGEVTHQALSHLA, encoded by the coding sequence ATGACAGCCCGACCCGATCGTCCCGGTCTGCCCCAGGCGGTGTGCGTCATGGACCCCGCCATTGCCGATCAGGTGCTCCCCGCGGAGCTGCGTGAACGGCTCGCCGCGCTGGTCCGGCTCGCCCCCGACGTGCCGGACGGACGAGCGGGGTTCCCCGCCGCGCTCGCCGAGGCGGAGATCCTGATCAGCGGCTGGGGCTGCCCCCGGCTCACCGCCGACGCCCTGGCCGGCGCACCCCGCCTGCGCGCGGTCATGCACGCCGCCGGCAGCGTCAAGTCGCTGGTGAGTGACGCGGTGTGGGAACGGGGCATCGTCGTGTCGTCGGCGGCCGACGCCAACGCGGGTTCCGTCGTCGCCTACACGCTGGCCCTCATCACGCTCGCCGCGCGGCGCACGCTGAGCATGGCGGCCCGCTACGGTGACGGCTGGCCGGGCTTCGGCAGCCGTTCGGGCGCCGACGGCAGCACGGTGGGCATCGTCGGCGCCTCCCGCATCGGCCGCGGTGTGCTGGCCGGGCTACGGCGGTCCGGCGCGGGCCACCGGCTGCTGCTGAGCGACCCGTACGTGACGGACGAGGAGGCACGCCGGCTGGGCGCCGAGCGGGTCGAACCGGCCGAGCTGTGCCGCCGGTCGGCGGTGGTGAGCGTGCACGCGCCCCTGCTGCCGGAGACGACCGGGCTGCTCGACGCCGGCATGCTGAGACTCATCCCGGATGGCGGCGTGCTCATCAATACGGCCCGGGGTGCCATCGTCGACACGGAGGCGCTGACCCGGGAGTGCGCGTCCGGCCGGCTGGAGGCGTACCTCGATGTGACGGACCCCGAACCCCTGCCGTCCGGCCACCCCTTGCTGTCCCTGCCGAACGTGCTGGTCACCCCGCACATCGCCGGCGCACAGGGCAGTGAGGTGCGGCGGCTCGGACAGTACGCGGTCGCGGAGGTCGAGCGGTGGCTGGCGGGCGAGCCACTGCTCGGCGAGGTCACCCACCAGGCCCTGTCACACCTGGCGTGA
- a CDS encoding carbohydrate binding domain-containing protein: protein MHLARFAASACSLALAATGAVVALAPTSGAAAGSVYSVAPYADMSNSQEGLLDTAITGHHLKAYTAAFVLGEGCNQIWGDTLPIGNDSYTDPEIAKAKAEGASVIISSGGASGEPLAWTCSTQSGIDAGYQAIIDDYGVTQLDFDVEGAAVADTAAAARQMQAMKDLKASDPGLQFSMTLPVLTSGLTNDGVNILKAAKNAGIKIDVVNIMAMDYYAGTGTEMGQGAVSAARATLAQMQSVDSGYTYANLGITPMIGKNDDGSTFTLADAQTVENFAAQNGVGRLAFWSVNRDQPCSGSANSLPTCSEISQNSLAFTDAFVPYEGNTGGGGGTGSDFSLSVSPGSASAAQGGSATATVSTAVSFGGAESVSLSASGAPSGVSVSFSPASVTSGGTSTLTATVGSSVAAGSYPITVTGTAASGSHSATYTLTVTSSGGGGGGGGGQLTNAGFESGSPSPWTCTGGSAVVAGPARSGSHALQVTPSSSGTGECDQTVTLSPNHSYTLTGWVQGPYAYIGVSGGAGAGTWSNETSWNQLTVHFTTGGSGTITVYVHGWYGQGNVYADDFTLG from the coding sequence ATGCACCTGGCAAGATTCGCGGCTTCCGCATGCTCGCTCGCGCTCGCCGCCACCGGCGCCGTCGTCGCTCTGGCACCGACCAGCGGCGCGGCGGCGGGCAGCGTCTACTCCGTGGCTCCCTATGCCGACATGTCGAACAGCCAGGAAGGACTGCTCGACACCGCGATCACCGGACACCATCTCAAGGCCTACACCGCGGCGTTCGTGCTCGGCGAAGGCTGCAACCAGATCTGGGGCGACACCCTCCCCATCGGCAACGACTCCTACACCGACCCCGAGATCGCCAAGGCGAAGGCCGAGGGCGCGTCCGTCATCATCTCCTCCGGCGGGGCCAGCGGCGAACCGCTCGCCTGGACCTGCTCCACCCAGAGCGGCATCGACGCCGGCTACCAGGCCATCATCGACGACTACGGCGTCACCCAGCTCGACTTCGACGTCGAAGGCGCGGCCGTGGCGGACACGGCGGCAGCGGCCCGCCAGATGCAGGCGATGAAGGACCTCAAGGCGTCCGATCCCGGGCTGCAGTTCTCCATGACCCTGCCGGTGCTGACGAGCGGCCTGACCAACGACGGCGTCAACATCCTCAAGGCCGCCAAGAACGCGGGCATCAAGATCGACGTGGTCAACATCATGGCCATGGACTACTACGCCGGCACGGGCACCGAGATGGGCCAGGGCGCGGTCTCCGCCGCCAGGGCGACGCTCGCGCAGATGCAGTCCGTCGACTCCGGCTACACCTATGCCAACCTCGGGATCACCCCGATGATCGGCAAGAACGACGACGGTTCCACCTTCACGCTCGCGGACGCCCAGACGGTGGAGAACTTCGCCGCGCAGAACGGCGTCGGGCGGCTGGCGTTCTGGTCGGTCAACCGGGACCAGCCGTGCAGCGGAAGCGCCAACTCACTGCCCACGTGCAGCGAGATCAGCCAGAACAGCCTCGCGTTCACGGACGCGTTCGTGCCGTACGAGGGCAACACGGGCGGGGGCGGAGGCACCGGCAGTGACTTCTCCCTGTCCGTCTCGCCGGGCTCCGCTTCGGCCGCCCAGGGCGGTTCCGCCACCGCGACCGTCTCCACGGCCGTCTCCTTTGGCGGCGCCGAGTCCGTGAGCCTCTCCGCCTCCGGCGCTCCCTCCGGTGTCAGCGTCTCGTTCAGCCCTGCCTCGGTGACGTCCGGCGGCACCTCGACGCTGACGGCGACGGTCGGCTCTTCCGTGGCCGCGGGCAGCTACCCGATCACCGTCACCGGTACGGCCGCCAGTGGCAGCCACAGTGCGACCTACACGCTCACCGTCACATCCAGCGGCGGCGGGGGCGGGGGCGGCGGGGGCCAACTGACCAACGCCGGCTTCGAAAGCGGCAGCCCCAGCCCCTGGACCTGCACGGGCGGCAGCGCGGTGGTCGCCGGTCCGGCCCGCAGCGGCAGCCACGCCCTCCAGGTCACCCCGAGCTCCAGCGGCACCGGCGAGTGCGACCAGACCGTCACCCTGTCCCCCAACCACAGCTACACGCTCACGGGCTGGGTTCAGGGCCCCTACGCCTACATCGGGGTCAGCGGTGGCGCCGGCGCCGGCACCTGGTCGAACGAGACGAGCTGGAACCAGCTGACGGTCCACTTCACCACCGGCGGCAGCGGCACGATCACCGTCTACGTCCACGGCTGGTACGGCCAAGGCAACGTCTACGCCGACGACTTCACCCTCGGCTAG
- the msrA gene encoding peptide-methionine (S)-S-oxide reductase MsrA codes for MTVGTERAVLAGGCFWGMQDLVRKQPGVVATRVGYSGGDTPNATYRNHGDHAEAIEILFDPTVTSYRDILEFFFQIHDPTTRDRQGNDIGRSYRSAIFYGDEEQHRVAVDTIADVEASGLWPGKVVTEVEPVGDFWEAEPEHQDYLERYPNGYTCHFPRPNWKLPRRGPATAN; via the coding sequence ATGACCGTGGGAACCGAGCGGGCCGTCCTGGCAGGCGGTTGTTTCTGGGGCATGCAGGATCTGGTCCGCAAGCAGCCGGGCGTGGTGGCCACGCGTGTCGGCTACAGCGGCGGCGACACGCCGAACGCCACGTACCGCAATCACGGCGACCACGCCGAGGCCATCGAGATCCTCTTCGACCCCACGGTGACGAGCTACCGCGACATCCTGGAGTTCTTCTTCCAGATCCACGACCCGACCACCAGGGACCGCCAGGGCAACGACATCGGGCGCAGCTACCGGTCCGCCATCTTCTACGGCGACGAGGAGCAGCACCGGGTCGCGGTGGACACGATCGCGGACGTCGAGGCGAGCGGGCTGTGGCCGGGGAAGGTGGTCACGGAGGTGGAGCCCGTCGGCGACTTCTGGGAGGCGGAGCCCGAGCACCAGGACTACTTGGAGCGCTATCCCAACGGCTACACATGCCACTTCCCGCGACCCAACTGGAAGCTGCCGCGACGCGGCCCGGCCACGGCGAACTGA